The Bernardetia sp. ABR2-2B DNA window ATTTTCAACGTATGGAATAAAAGGGCTTTTGGATAGCTATGATATTTTGATTGAATAATTTTAAAAACTAAAAAACTCTTCTCTATTTTTAAAAATAGAAAAGAGTTTTGTCTTTACTTGTTGAAAGTGATACTTTTTACTTTACTAAGTGAGGCTCTACCATTGAGCGAAGACCTGCGAGAGGCATCATACCCGACTGACGAGAAACTGCTTCGCCATTCTTAAAGACAATAAAAGTAGGAATTCCTCGTACATTGAAAGTAGAAGCAACAGCAGGATTATTATCTACATTTATTTTGACTACTTTTACTTTTTCTCCCATTTCAGAAGAAAAATCAGTAATCACAGGTGTCATTGCTTGACAAGGTCCACACCAGTCTGCATAAAAATCTACTAAAACAGGTGTTTCTGATTGAATAATATCTTGAAATGATGGCTTAACGTCCATAATATTTAGTTTTTTGATGTTTTGTAATTGAGTTAAAAAAATGAGTTGAAAAAGTTTGAATTCTGTATTTTGAAATAATTTACACAAACATATCAACATTCTTTCATATATACGTCTTCTATCTAAAAAGGTTTTATTATGCTGAACTATTTTATACTTCAAATTATTAAAGTAGTGTCAAAAATCTCTTTCTGAACTGATAAAGTCTATTTCCTCAATCTTCGTTAAATCTTATTAAAACCATTTTTATTCTGTTTTCTTGAATAAAATATAAGTTATCTTAGTAGAGTTGTTATGCTTATAGTTAAAATAATTTTCTATATAAATTGTTTTTCAACAACTTTACTTAATTTTGTTTGATAAGAAGAAGTTAGCTTATAAAGATAAATCAGCAAATCAATTTAAGAATAAATCATTATCTAATTTATAGTATAGTTTTATGTCAGAAAGTAATTCAGAATCTTCAAATGAGCGTCTTATCTACACACGCAGTACGCCTAAAGAGAATAAAGCAAAGACAAAATCAACTACTTCTATCTCAGCAGCTCAAATAAAACTACCTATTTTTACGGCAATTGCTTTGGGAGTAGGTTTGATTTTTGGCGCACGTTTTTTTGGAGGTCAAGGCAATTCTTTTTCTTCTTCTTTAGTTGGTTTGCAAACAGAAGAAAGCGCATCTGACCAAGCCAAGAAAATACGTCAAG harbors:
- the trxA gene encoding thioredoxin, translating into MDVKPSFQDIIQSETPVLVDFYADWCGPCQAMTPVITDFSSEMGEKVKVVKINVDNNPAVASTFNVRGIPTFIVFKNGEAVSRQSGMMPLAGLRSMVEPHLVK